CCAAGACAAAGTGGTTATCGTTGCGCAAAACAGCCCACAATGGACATGTGCAGATATTGGCGCACTTAAAGCACGAACCGTAGTCGTACCTGTTTACCCAACAAGCCCAATGGAACAAGCTGTTTTCATCGTTAATGATGCCCGCGCTAAAGTCATTTTTGCAGGTGATGAGAGTCAATACGCAACAGCATGTAAAATCCAAGCACAGTGTCCAACTGTTGAGCATGTCGTGGTGTTTGACAGCAATGTTAAGCTGGCCTCAGATGAGCATTTCCATTTTGACGATATCCTGATTGCAGAGACAACGCCTGCAAGCGAAGCTGAACTTGAGCTGCGTTTATCGCAAACCAATCTTGATGACTTATTAACCCTTATTTATACCTCTGGTACGACTGGCGATCCTAAAGGTGTGATGCTGGATTATCGTAATATTGCCTCGATGATCGAACAACACGATACAGAAATTGCTTTTAAAGCGGGTGATGTCTCATTGGCATTCTTACCACTTAGCCATGTGTTTGAACGTGGTTGGAGTTTTTATGTATTGTGTCGTGGTGGTCATAATGTTTACCTTGCTGATACAAACCGCGTTAAAGAGGCGATTGCTGAAGTTCGCCCGCATACCTTATGTGTCGTGCCACGCTTTTTAGAAAAAGTGTATAGCGCTGTGCATGACAAAGTGAACAGTGCGCCAGCAATACGTCAAAAACTATTTAACTGGGCTATTGGTGTGGGTTCACGACAGTTTGAAGTCGGCCAAGGTCGCAAGAAAGCCAGCGCCGCATTATCTGTGCAATGGAAGCTGGCTAACAAATTAGTATTCAGCAAATTACAGAATGTATTAGGCGGTCGCCTTAAGTTTATGCCTGTTGGCGGCGCTGCATTAGATGTTAATGTTGGCGGCTTTTTCCACAGTATTGGTGTGCCAATCTTGTGTGGCTACGGCATGACTGAAACCTGTGCCACCGTGACGTGTAATACGCTTGATAATCGAGTGTCTGGTTCAAACGGTAAACCACTGAGTGCTATGGAAGTGAAAATCGGTGCTAATAACGAAATTTTAGTACGTGGTGACACCGTGATGCGTGGTTACTTTAACCGTCCACAAGATACTGAAGAAGCGTTTGAAGATGGTTGGTTAAAAACCGGTGATGCAGGCATGTTAGATGCTGAAGGTAACCTATACATTACCGACCGCATTAAAGAGCTGATGAAAACCTCGAACGGTAAATACATCGCACCGCAACGTGTTGAAGGTAAAGTGAGCTGTTGCCCGTTCATCGAACAAGTTGCGATTGTGGCTGATGCCCGTAACTATGTATCGGCGTTAATTGTACCTGCGTTTGAGTCACTTGAATCTTGGGCCAAAGAACATGAGATTAAGTTTGAAAACCCAATAGAACTGTTACGCCATAGCCAAGTGGTAGAGCATTTTGAGCAACGTTTGAAAGAGCTACAACACGAGCTAGCGGGATTTGAGAAAATTAAGAAATTTACCTTATTGCCAGAAGCCTTTTCGATGGAGTCGGGCTTAATTACCCCAACCATGAAACTGCGTCGTAAGAAGATTTACTCAAAGTACGTTAATGAGATTGATGCGATGTACGCGAAGTAATCTCGTCTAGAGTTAAATGAAGTTTTTAAAGGGCATCTAATGGTGCCCTTTTTTGTGCCTGCTTTCTAAGGAAAGCATTCAAGCAGCAATCAGTTATAGGTATTATGATCAGTTCTATATGCCTTATCTGAAATTACCCGAGTAAACCATGGCTAAAATCGATGTTAAGAAACAACTGAAACACTTATATCTGCCGTCGAAAAAACAGGTAGTCAGTGTTGAAGTGCCACCAATGCATTACTTGATGGTAGACGGCAAAGGTGAGCCTGGAAGCCCACAGTATGCGGAGGCTATAGAGGCACTATATTCAGTCGCTTATACTATTAAGTTTATGATCAAAAAGGGCGTCACCGACGTTGATTACGGTGTACTCCCACTTGAAGGTTTATGGTGGGCTGAGGATATGGATGACTTTATCAATGATAATAAACATAACTGGCAATGGACCATGATGATTATGCAGCCTGATTGGGTTGATAAGGCATTAGTTGAAGCGGCCATCAGCCAAGTGAAATTGAAAAAGGATTTAGCGGCGATAGAATTGGTACGCTTTGCATCTT
This window of the Shewanella goraebulensis genome carries:
- a CDS encoding AMP-dependent synthetase/ligase; this translates as MSLEQFHLVRLLQQQSTALEDNIALEGFEMAAPWNKVSWSQFDTITNKVAQLLIDFGLQAQDKVVIVAQNSPQWTCADIGALKARTVVVPVYPTSPMEQAVFIVNDARAKVIFAGDESQYATACKIQAQCPTVEHVVVFDSNVKLASDEHFHFDDILIAETTPASEAELELRLSQTNLDDLLTLIYTSGTTGDPKGVMLDYRNIASMIEQHDTEIAFKAGDVSLAFLPLSHVFERGWSFYVLCRGGHNVYLADTNRVKEAIAEVRPHTLCVVPRFLEKVYSAVHDKVNSAPAIRQKLFNWAIGVGSRQFEVGQGRKKASAALSVQWKLANKLVFSKLQNVLGGRLKFMPVGGAALDVNVGGFFHSIGVPILCGYGMTETCATVTCNTLDNRVSGSNGKPLSAMEVKIGANNEILVRGDTVMRGYFNRPQDTEEAFEDGWLKTGDAGMLDAEGNLYITDRIKELMKTSNGKYIAPQRVEGKVSCCPFIEQVAIVADARNYVSALIVPAFESLESWAKEHEIKFENPIELLRHSQVVEHFEQRLKELQHELAGFEKIKKFTLLPEAFSMESGLITPTMKLRRKKIYSKYVNEIDAMYAK
- a CDS encoding GyrI-like domain-containing protein; this translates as MAKIDVKKQLKHLYLPSKKQVVSVEVPPMHYLMVDGKGEPGSPQYAEAIEALYSVAYTIKFMIKKGVTDVDYGVLPLEGLWWAEDMDDFINDNKHNWQWTMMIMQPDWVDKALVEAAISQVKLKKDLAAIELVRFASFSEGSCAQILHVGPFSEEGPTVAKVHGFIESAGFTLSGKHHEIYLSDIRRAAPDNWKTVIRQPYKI